A genomic stretch from Thalassophryne amazonica chromosome 18, fThaAma1.1, whole genome shotgun sequence includes:
- the LOC117530883 gene encoding radial spoke head 1 homolog: MESSGEFIHANHRYQGNFVSNTPSGPGKYIFDNGCEQHGEFHRQDKAEGESDPTITLKWTPQYFTATQRTPDVEP, from the exons ATGGAGTCAAGCGGAGAGTTTATCCACGCCAACCACAGATACCAGGGCAACTTTGTCAGCAACACT ccgtctgGTCCGGGGAAATACATATTTGACAACGGCTGCGAGCAGCACGGAGAATTCCACCGACAG GACAAAGCCGAGGGGGAGTCAGaccccaccatcaccctcaaatGGACTCCACAGTATTTCACTGCAACACAAAGGACTCCTGATGTGGAGCCATGA
- the LOC117530849 gene encoding radial spoke head 1 homolog, which translates to MSDVESDEFDESTTLGEYEGDRNEAGERHGVGKAVLPNGDIYQGHYKNGKRHGQGTYQFRNSARYVGCYNQNKKHGQGTFYYPDGSKYEGLWVDDLRQGHGIYTYPNGDTYSGEWLKHMRHGQGVYHYHDTGSRYKGSWVNDKMESSGEFIHANHRYQGNFVSNTPSGPGKYIFDNGCEQHGEFHRQDKAEGESDPTITLKWTPQYFTATQRTPDVEP; encoded by the exons ATGTCCGATGTGGAATCTGATGAGTTTGACGAGAGTACCACCCTTGGG GAATATGAAGGTGATAGAAATGAAGCAGGGGAGCGACACGGAGTGGGTAAAGCTGTGCTGCCCAATGGAGACATTTATCAGGGACACTACAAAAATGGAAAGAGACACGGGCAG GGGACATATCAGTTCAGGAATAGTGCAAGATATGTGGGATGTTATAACCAGAACAAGAAACATGGTCAGGGTACCTTCTACTATCCAGATGGATCCAAATATGAAG GCTTATGGGTTGATGACCTGAGACAGGGTCATGGCATCTACACTTACCCCAATGGAGACACATACAGTGGAGAGTGGCTGAAGCACATGAG GCATGGACAGGGTGTGTACCACTATCATGACACTGGCTCCAGGTACAAAGGATCATGGGTGAATGACAAGATGGAGTCAAGCGGAGAGTTTATCCACGCCAACCACAGATACCAGGGCAACTTTGTCAGCAACACT ccgtctgGTCCGGGGAAATACATATTTGACAACGGCTGCGAGCAGCACGGAGAATTCCACCGACAG GACAAAGCCGAGGGGGAGTCAGaccccaccatcaccctcaaatGGACTCCACAGTATTTCACTGCAACACAAAGGACTCCTGATGTGGAGCCATGA